One part of the Myxococcota bacterium genome encodes these proteins:
- a CDS encoding HRDC domain-containing protein — translation MAEYPFIATVAEVEQLATKLALEPVVAVDTEADSFFHYFDKLCLVQISASCGTFLIDPLAVPARAFDALAPVMANPAIRKVFHAAEYDLFVLNRHSGIRVRNLFDTMISAQLLGYPAVGYGALVERHFDVRLSKDQQRTDWSRRPLKEVQIDYAAADVRYLAELSQILERELESLGRLAWAQAEFSALEQRVWPEREFDQQGYLRIKGARKLSARGLAVLRELYLLRDKRAREGDRPPFKVMGNGTLLELAQNPPLSRRALAKRRGLTDLVVRRLGQELVEAVQRGLEGPEHPPLERKSAGNGRRRLDRRGEARLEELKRWRAAKSRELGLDPGVFCPNAALEEIAGAVPRSLEELRTLGPVKTWWADHFGAELLGVLAAAEARSAASEESAAAHAGHASHGSHASHPAHSPSAASGTPQDPNAPRRRRSRGRRRGSRGGRRRGL, via the coding sequence GTGGCTGAGTACCCGTTCATCGCAACCGTCGCGGAGGTCGAACAGCTCGCGACGAAGCTCGCGCTCGAGCCGGTGGTCGCCGTCGATACCGAGGCGGACTCCTTCTTCCACTATTTCGACAAGCTGTGTCTGGTGCAGATCAGCGCGTCCTGCGGGACGTTCCTGATCGACCCGCTGGCAGTGCCCGCGCGCGCCTTCGACGCGCTCGCGCCGGTCATGGCGAACCCGGCCATCCGCAAGGTGTTCCACGCCGCGGAGTACGACCTGTTCGTGCTGAACCGACACTCGGGCATCCGCGTGCGCAACCTGTTCGACACCATGATCTCGGCGCAGCTCCTGGGCTATCCGGCCGTGGGCTACGGCGCGCTCGTCGAGAGACACTTCGACGTGCGTCTCTCGAAGGACCAGCAGCGCACCGACTGGTCGCGCCGGCCCCTGAAGGAAGTGCAGATCGACTACGCGGCGGCCGACGTGCGCTATCTCGCGGAGCTGTCGCAGATTTTGGAACGCGAGCTCGAGTCACTGGGCCGGCTGGCCTGGGCGCAGGCCGAGTTCTCCGCGCTCGAGCAGCGCGTGTGGCCCGAGCGCGAGTTCGACCAGCAGGGGTATCTGCGCATCAAGGGTGCGCGCAAGCTGTCGGCGCGCGGGCTCGCGGTGCTGCGCGAGCTGTATCTCCTGCGCGACAAGCGCGCGCGCGAGGGCGACCGCCCGCCGTTCAAGGTCATGGGCAACGGCACGCTGCTCGAGCTGGCGCAGAACCCGCCGCTCTCGCGCCGTGCGCTGGCCAAGCGCCGCGGACTCACCGACCTGGTCGTGCGCCGGCTCGGGCAGGAGCTGGTCGAGGCCGTGCAGCGCGGCCTCGAGGGCCCCGAGCACCCGCCGCTCGAGCGCAAGTCGGCCGGCAACGGCCGGCGCCGGCTCGACCGGCGCGGCGAGGCCCGGCTCGAGGAGCTGAAGCGCTGGCGGGCCGCGAAGTCGCGCGAGCTCGGGCTCGATCCCGGCGTGTTCTGCCCCAATGCCGCGCTCGAGGAAATCGCAGGCGCCGTGCCGCGTTCGCTCGAGGAGCTGCGCACGCTCGGACCCGTGAAGACCTGGTGGGCCGACCACTTCGGGGCGGAGCTCTTGGGCGTGCTGGCCGCCGCCGAGGCGCGCTCGGCGGCCAGCGAGGAATCCGCGGCCGCACACGCCGGACACGCGAGTCACGGCAGTCACGCGAGTCACCCGGCTCACTCGCCGTCGGCCGCTTCCGGCACGCCCCAGGACCCGAACGCGCCGCGCCGCCGGCGCTCGCGCGGCCGGCGCCGTGGATCACGCGGGGGACGACGCCGCGGTTTGTGA
- a CDS encoding hemerythrin domain-containing protein yields the protein MAARSRSKQPAPDPAADWREGSDRLEALAQDTSRALAAGRLAKARKSFAEYRELLLRHLAHEEDVSFPLAEKVAPAQGGPIKSLRVAHIGIRRDLEQVSTHLEAGHEEAARAVFGAFLESFASHERLEDQLIELLGKTRRGTGSARRSR from the coding sequence ATGGCCGCGCGTTCGCGAAGCAAGCAGCCCGCGCCCGACCCGGCCGCCGACTGGCGCGAGGGCAGCGACCGGCTCGAGGCGCTGGCGCAGGACACCTCGCGCGCGCTCGCCGCCGGCCGGCTCGCCAAGGCGAGAAAGTCGTTCGCCGAGTACCGCGAGCTCCTGCTGCGCCATCTGGCGCACGAGGAGGACGTGTCGTTCCCGCTGGCCGAGAAGGTCGCGCCGGCCCAGGGCGGTCCGATCAAGAGCCTGCGCGTGGCCCACATCGGGATCCGCCGCGACCTGGAGCAGGTCTCGACTCACCTCGAGGCCGGCCACGAAGAGGCGGCGCGGGCGGTGTTCGGGGCCTTCCTGGAGAGCTTCGCGTCCCACGAGCGGCTCGAGGACCAGCTGATCGAGCTGCTCGGAAAAACCCGCCGGGGCACTGGCTCGGCCCGTCGCTCCCGTTAG